A region of uncultured Carboxylicivirga sp. DNA encodes the following proteins:
- the prfA gene encoding peptide chain release factor 1 encodes MSTNSLLDKLEGILIRFQEVSEQITNPEVIADTKRYIKLNKEYKDLAKVAEVQKRYKNALDNIKSAREILKEETDPEMREMAKMEMDELEDTLPGMEEEIKLLLIPADPQDGKNAVMEIRAGTGGDEASIFAGDLFRMYTKFCESKGWRVEVTNSNEGTSGGFKEIVMNITGEGVYGVLKYESGVHRVQRVPQTETQGRVHTSAATVAVLPEAEEFDIELRNEDIRRDEFCSSGPGGQSVNTTYSAIRLTHIPTGIVVQCQDQKSKLKNLDKAMAELRTRLYNLEYQKYLDEIASQRKTMVSTGDRSAKIRTYNYPQGRVTDHRINLTLYNLSAIMDGDIHGIIDKLVIEENAERLKMSEM; translated from the coding sequence ATGTCAACAAACTCTTTGCTTGATAAGCTGGAAGGCATTTTGATAAGATTTCAGGAGGTAAGTGAACAAATTACCAATCCTGAAGTAATTGCCGATACCAAAAGATATATCAAGCTTAATAAAGAATACAAGGATTTAGCAAAGGTAGCTGAAGTGCAAAAACGCTACAAAAATGCCTTGGATAATATTAAGTCGGCCCGCGAAATTCTGAAGGAAGAAACCGATCCTGAGATGAGAGAAATGGCCAAGATGGAAATGGATGAGCTGGAAGATACGTTGCCAGGTATGGAAGAGGAAATTAAATTATTACTGATTCCTGCCGATCCTCAGGATGGTAAAAATGCTGTAATGGAGATTCGTGCTGGTACAGGAGGTGATGAAGCAAGTATTTTTGCCGGTGATCTTTTCAGAATGTATACCAAATTTTGTGAAAGTAAAGGATGGCGTGTTGAAGTTACCAACAGTAACGAGGGTACGTCAGGTGGTTTCAAAGAGATTGTGATGAATATTACAGGTGAAGGTGTTTATGGTGTTTTGAAATATGAATCGGGTGTACATCGTGTGCAACGTGTGCCTCAGACTGAGACACAGGGACGTGTTCATACATCTGCAGCAACTGTAGCAGTACTACCTGAAGCTGAGGAATTTGATATTGAATTGCGAAACGAAGATATCCGTCGTGATGAATTCTGTTCATCAGGACCAGGTGGACAGTCGGTGAACACCACCTATTCTGCCATCCGATTAACGCATATTCCAACAGGTATTGTGGTGCAGTGTCAGGATCAGAAATCGAAACTGAAAAACCTGGATAAGGCTATGGCTGAGCTTCGTACTCGTTTATATAATCTTGAGTATCAAAAGTACCTGGATGAAATTGCATCGCAACGAAAAACCATGGTTTCAACCGGTGACCGTTCGGCTAAAATCCGTACTTACAACTATCCACAGGGACGTGTTACAGATCATCGAATTAACCTAACGCTTTACAATCTATCGGCAATTATGGATGGTGATATTCATGGAATCATTGATAAACTGGTGATTGAAGAAAACGCAGAGCGTTTGAAGATGAGTGAAATGTAA
- a CDS encoding AIR synthase related protein: MSSDSRYNQRGVSASKEDVHNAIKNIDKGVFPKAFCKIVPDILGGDPEYCNIMHADGAGTKSSLAYMYWKETGDLSVWKGIAQDAIIMNVDDLLCVGATENILVSSTIGRNKNLVTGDVISAIINGTDELLAELRDMGISIYPTGGETADVGDLVKTIIVDSTVTCRMKRSDVISNHTIQPGDVIVGLSSYGQATYEQEYNGGMGSNGLTSARHDVFAKYLAEKYPESFDGSVPAELVYSGNYKLTDTVKGAEVDAGKLVLSPTRTYAPVIKKVLDKMRSDIHGMVHCSGGAQTKVLHFVDDVHVIKDNLFDVPPLFKIIHEESGTDWKEMYKVFNMGHRFEIYLSPEKADQVIEIARSFNIDAQVVGRVEAHEGKRLTIESEFGTFIY, translated from the coding sequence GTGAGTTCAGATTCGAGATACAATCAGCGCGGTGTTTCAGCATCAAAAGAAGACGTTCATAACGCCATTAAAAACATTGATAAAGGCGTTTTTCCAAAAGCATTCTGTAAAATCGTTCCGGATATTTTAGGAGGAGATCCAGAGTATTGTAATATTATGCATGCCGATGGTGCAGGAACCAAATCGTCATTGGCTTATATGTATTGGAAGGAAACAGGAGATTTATCTGTTTGGAAAGGAATAGCACAGGATGCTATTATTATGAATGTGGACGATCTGCTGTGTGTGGGAGCCACTGAAAATATTCTGGTTTCATCAACTATCGGAAGAAACAAAAACCTGGTAACAGGTGATGTTATTTCTGCCATTATCAATGGAACTGATGAATTACTGGCTGAATTACGTGATATGGGAATCAGTATCTACCCAACCGGAGGAGAAACGGCTGACGTAGGTGATTTGGTAAAAACCATCATCGTCGACAGTACAGTTACCTGTCGTATGAAGCGTTCTGATGTTATTTCGAATCATACCATTCAGCCCGGAGATGTGATTGTAGGATTGTCATCGTACGGACAAGCTACCTATGAGCAGGAATACAACGGAGGCATGGGAAGTAACGGTTTAACATCTGCCCGTCATGATGTTTTTGCTAAGTATTTGGCTGAGAAATATCCGGAAAGTTTCGATGGTTCTGTACCTGCAGAATTGGTTTATTCTGGAAACTATAAATTAACAGATACAGTTAAAGGTGCTGAAGTTGATGCTGGTAAACTGGTTTTATCACCAACCCGTACTTATGCACCTGTGATTAAAAAGGTACTGGACAAAATGCGTTCTGATATCCATGGAATGGTTCACTGCTCGGGTGGAGCCCAAACCAAGGTGTTACATTTTGTTGATGATGTACATGTTATAAAGGATAATCTATTTGATGTCCCTCCTTTGTTTAAAATTATTCATGAGGAGTCGGGAACTGACTGGAAAGAAATGTACAAGGTGTTTAATATGGGACACCGTTTTGAAATATATTTGTCGCCTGAGAAAGCTGATCAGGTGATTGAAATTGCCAGATCATTTAATATTGATGCTCAGGTGGTGGGAAGAGTGGAAGCTCACGAGGGTAAGAGACTGACCATCGAAAGTGAATTTGGTACTTTTATTTATTGA
- a CDS encoding ATP-binding protein, with amino-acid sequence MTLVLVGLLIGFQIFAMIHYVDRTNRVLNNFLESIRYSDFTRTFQVESLDSSFDKLKKSFNEVIKDFQEVRAEKEENYYYLQTVIQHIGIALIAYSKDGKVELINNATKKLFQVRSLSNIQSLRDFSPELVEKLLTINHGENSLIRVQEKDELLQLSVYATEFKIHNRTILLTSIKNIQNELEEKEMESWQKLIRVLTHEIMNSITPISSLSSTISLILKDLANDLQDQDIPGEHFETIKEVEGALDTIYKRTDGLMHFVNTYRNLTKIPTPTFSIFPISQLLNNIKGLLAEELKTKGVKCNIQIEPESLELSADEKLIEQVIINLVQNAIQALDGRENAEITLRAFLNKRGRITIQVIDNGQGILPNVLDKIFIPFFTTKPQGSGIGLSLSKQILRLHGGNITAYSEVEKETKFTLTF; translated from the coding sequence ATGACATTGGTTCTGGTTGGGCTGTTGATCGGCTTCCAGATTTTTGCCATGATTCATTATGTTGACAGAACAAACCGGGTTTTGAATAATTTTCTTGAGTCAATCCGTTATTCTGATTTTACCCGGACTTTTCAGGTTGAGAGTCTTGATTCTTCATTTGATAAATTAAAAAAGTCGTTTAATGAAGTAATTAAGGATTTTCAGGAAGTGAGAGCTGAGAAGGAGGAAAATTATTATTATCTGCAGACTGTAATTCAGCACATTGGAATCGCTTTAATTGCTTATAGTAAAGATGGAAAGGTAGAGTTGATCAACAATGCCACCAAAAAACTTTTTCAAGTCCGATCGTTAAGTAACATACAATCATTAAGAGATTTTAGTCCTGAGTTAGTGGAGAAGCTTCTTACAATTAATCATGGAGAAAACAGCTTGATTCGAGTTCAGGAAAAGGATGAATTGTTGCAACTTTCAGTTTATGCCACCGAATTCAAAATACATAACCGTACGATCCTTCTTACTTCGATTAAGAATATTCAGAATGAATTGGAAGAAAAAGAGATGGAGTCGTGGCAGAAACTGATACGTGTGTTAACGCATGAAATCATGAACTCCATAACGCCCATATCGTCATTATCATCCACGATTAGTTTGATTTTGAAAGATCTCGCTAATGATTTGCAGGATCAGGATATTCCGGGTGAACATTTTGAAACCATTAAAGAAGTTGAAGGAGCTCTTGATACAATCTATAAGCGAACCGATGGATTGATGCATTTTGTAAATACCTATCGAAACCTGACAAAAATACCAACTCCTACATTCTCGATTTTCCCTATAAGTCAGCTCCTTAATAATATAAAGGGATTGCTGGCAGAGGAATTAAAGACAAAGGGAGTGAAGTGTAATATTCAGATAGAACCAGAATCGCTGGAATTGTCTGCTGATGAGAAATTAATTGAGCAGGTAATTATCAATTTGGTTCAGAATGCAATTCAGGCTTTGGATGGTCGCGAAAATGCAGAGATTACGCTGCGGGCCTTTTTGAATAAGCGTGGAAGAATTACTATACAGGTAATTGATAACGGTCAGGGAATATTGCCCAATGTACTGGATAAGATATTTATACCCTTCTTTACTACCAAACCTCAGGGTTCGGGTATTGGGTTAAGTTTATCAAAACAGATTCTCAGACTGCATGGTGGTAACATTACAGCGTACTCTGAAGTTGAAAAAGAAACAAAGTTTACCTTGACTTTTTAA
- the pyrF gene encoding orotidine-5'-phosphate decarboxylase, with the protein MTSQELFENIKKKKSFLCVGLDTDINKIPRELLDTTDPIFAFNKQIIDATHEVTVAYKPNLAFYESLGVNGWNSLEKTVNYLKYNYPNIFIIADAKRGDIGNTSSMYAKAFFDHMEFDSVTVAPYMGEDSVKPFLTYVDKWVILLALTSNKGAYDFQYMTENDEKLFERVIKTSAEWGTEENLMYVVGATKAEMLADIRKLIPNHFLLVPGVGAQGGSLEEVAKNGMNSKCGLLVNSSRGIIYASNGNDFAEKAGEAAREVQKDMEALLKEHGLI; encoded by the coding sequence ATGACTTCGCAAGAACTGTTTGAGAATATCAAAAAGAAAAAGAGTTTCTTATGTGTTGGACTAGATACCGACATTAATAAGATTCCGCGTGAATTACTGGATACAACCGATCCTATCTTTGCTTTTAATAAGCAAATTATCGATGCAACTCATGAGGTAACAGTTGCTTATAAACCCAATCTTGCTTTTTACGAGAGTTTGGGAGTTAATGGCTGGAACTCTTTAGAAAAAACAGTTAATTATCTGAAGTATAATTATCCTAATATTTTCATTATTGCTGATGCCAAGCGTGGAGATATCGGTAATACTTCTTCGATGTATGCGAAAGCATTTTTCGATCATATGGAGTTCGACTCAGTGACTGTGGCTCCTTATATGGGTGAAGATTCTGTAAAACCATTCCTGACTTATGTTGATAAGTGGGTTATTCTTTTAGCTTTGACATCAAATAAAGGAGCTTATGATTTTCAGTATATGACTGAGAATGATGAAAAACTTTTTGAGCGTGTAATTAAAACCAGTGCAGAGTGGGGAACCGAAGAAAACCTGATGTATGTGGTGGGAGCTACCAAAGCTGAAATGCTGGCTGATATTCGTAAGTTAATTCCAAATCATTTCTTGTTAGTGCCTGGTGTTGGAGCACAAGGTGGTAGTCTGGAAGAGGTAGCTAAAAACGGTATGAACAGCAAATGTGGTTTATTAGTAAATTCAAGCCGCGGAATTATTTATGCATCCAATGGAAATGATTTTGCTGAGAAGGCCGGGGAAGCTGCCCGTGAGGTTCAAAAAGATATGGAAGCATTATTAAAAGAGCATGGATTAATTTAA
- a CDS encoding redox-sensing transcriptional repressor Rex: MSLINRKKNRLVPEPALRRMPCYLSYLKLAQRDGHKYISSTLIARDMGVDPTQVTKDLSYTSIVGKTRVGYEVDALIDVLEDFLGFTVVDEAYLFGVGSLGKALLHDYGLKQFGLKIVAAFDIDPQVVGKTIEGVEIYHFDELTRMQENGVKIGILTVPVDKTQEVADRLVESGIQGIWNFTPVNIKVNDGVVVQNTSLYAHLAVMFNRMKANT; this comes from the coding sequence ATGTCGCTAATTAACCGTAAAAAGAACCGTTTGGTACCTGAACCTGCCCTACGACGTATGCCTTGCTATCTTTCATATCTTAAGCTGGCTCAGCGAGACGGGCATAAATATATTTCATCAACACTTATTGCCAGAGATATGGGTGTTGACCCCACACAGGTCACTAAGGATCTTTCATACACAAGCATTGTTGGCAAAACAAGGGTTGGTTACGAAGTAGATGCACTAATTGATGTTCTTGAAGATTTCTTAGGTTTTACAGTTGTAGATGAGGCATACTTATTTGGTGTAGGTAGTTTGGGTAAGGCATTACTTCACGACTATGGCTTAAAGCAATTCGGTTTAAAAATTGTTGCTGCATTTGATATTGATCCGCAAGTGGTTGGCAAAACCATTGAAGGCGTTGAAATATATCACTTTGATGAACTGACCCGCATGCAGGAAAACGGAGTTAAAATCGGAATACTTACTGTACCGGTAGACAAAACGCAGGAAGTTGCCGATCGTTTGGTCGAAAGTGGCATACAGGGCATTTGGAACTTTACTCCAGTTAACATTAAAGTTAATGATGGTGTGGTAGTTCAAAACACTTCATTGTATGCACACCTTGCCGTGATGTTTAATCGCATGAAAGCCAACACTTAA